From Streptomyces sp. NBC_01754, a single genomic window includes:
- a CDS encoding GNAT family N-acetyltransferase → MDTASATEQGQLTFRDATEDDVPVLVRLVESAYRGDSSRAGWTTEAHLLEGQRTDADGVREVIATPSGRLMVAEREGVTVACCQLEHRGGAAYFGMFAVDPGRQGGGLGKAVMAEAERAVREDWGVSEMHMTVISLRDELIAWYERRGYRRTGEMSPFPYGDERFGIPQRDDLAFELLVKKL, encoded by the coding sequence ATGGACACCGCATCGGCCACCGAGCAGGGGCAGCTCACCTTCCGCGACGCCACCGAGGACGACGTGCCGGTCCTGGTGCGGCTGGTCGAGTCCGCGTACCGGGGCGACTCCAGCCGTGCCGGATGGACCACGGAGGCTCACCTGCTGGAGGGACAGCGGACGGACGCGGACGGTGTGCGCGAGGTGATAGCCACCCCTTCGGGCCGGTTGATGGTGGCCGAGCGCGAGGGCGTCACGGTCGCCTGCTGCCAGCTCGAACACCGGGGCGGCGCCGCCTACTTCGGGATGTTCGCGGTCGACCCGGGCAGGCAGGGCGGGGGCCTGGGCAAGGCGGTGATGGCCGAGGCCGAGCGCGCGGTCCGCGAGGACTGGGGCGTGAGCGAGATGCACATGACCGTGATCTCGCTCCGCGACGAGCTGATCGCCTGGTACGAGCGCCGCGGCTACCGCCGTACGGGAGAGATGAGCCCCTTCCCGTACGGCGACGAGCGCTTCGGTATCCCGCAGCGCGACGATCTCGCCTTCGAGCTGCTGGTCAAGAAGCTGTAG
- a CDS encoding DUF5134 domain-containing protein — MHGPALSGWLLMVLCLVAGGYCLLRTRAVAEEERRAARGEAVMGFGMAAMALPAAVLAPPDWTWAVYAVVFGAASLRALTGARSGAHHVHHLVGSLAMVYMAVTMAPGAPGAAGGGQGGHAAHGAGGAAGGIPLLTGVLLAYYALYVLRSAGGLIPVTAAPAGAPATGGPHLSWGARPELALACRLTMGIAMFAMLLTL, encoded by the coding sequence GTGCACGGACCGGCACTGTCCGGCTGGTTGCTCATGGTGCTGTGCCTGGTCGCGGGCGGGTACTGCCTGCTGCGTACGCGCGCCGTCGCGGAAGAGGAACGCAGGGCCGCCCGTGGGGAGGCGGTCATGGGATTCGGGATGGCCGCCATGGCCCTGCCCGCCGCGGTCCTCGCTCCGCCGGACTGGACGTGGGCGGTGTACGCGGTGGTCTTCGGCGCCGCCTCGTTGCGGGCGCTCACCGGTGCCCGGAGCGGCGCACACCACGTGCACCACCTGGTCGGTTCGCTGGCCATGGTCTACATGGCGGTGACGATGGCCCCCGGGGCCCCCGGGGCCGCCGGAGGCGGACAGGGGGGACACGCGGCACACGGGGCGGGCGGAGCCGCCGGAGGCATACCCCTGCTGACCGGGGTGCTGCTGGCCTACTACGCGCTCTACGTCCTGCGCTCCGCGGGAGGACTGATACCCGTGACCGCCGCCCCGGCGGGCGCCCCGGCCACGGGGGGACCGCACCTCTCCTGGGGGGCGCGGCCCGAGCTGGCACTGGCCTGCCGGCTGACGATGGGGATCGCCATGTTCGCCATGCTGCTCACGCTGTGA
- a CDS encoding M56 family metallopeptidase, which translates to MLVSLVLLLLGALAAVVAPGLMARARWPEREPVVALWVWQCVVAAVLLSFGLSMTFSAAAAWQAVRGHVFAPAPHAVVEAYALGAYRPWSAVIAVLLALGGLWTAVMLVREVRQARSRRRRRRAELLVRSPLMPGEEPGAEPLVVLEGERPGAWWLPGAAPQLVVTTAALARLKGRQLDAVLAHEQGHARARHDWLLHCSAALATGFPQVPVFAAFRDEMHRLVELAADDVASRRFGRLTIALALVELNEDRGVFGPGPAPDAQLPLRVNRLLTPVERLTAARRLRLTAAAAMVPVVPLLVAFVPALRALG; encoded by the coding sequence ATGTTGGTCTCCCTCGTGCTGCTGTTGCTCGGTGCGCTGGCCGCCGTCGTGGCGCCGGGTCTGATGGCCCGGGCCCGCTGGCCGGAGCGGGAGCCGGTGGTGGCGCTGTGGGTGTGGCAGTGCGTGGTGGCGGCGGTGCTGCTGTCCTTCGGTCTCTCCATGACGTTCAGCGCGGCCGCCGCCTGGCAGGCGGTCCGGGGACACGTCTTCGCGCCCGCCCCGCACGCGGTGGTGGAGGCGTACGCCCTGGGCGCGTACCGACCGTGGTCGGCGGTCATCGCGGTGCTGCTGGCGCTCGGCGGGCTGTGGACGGCCGTCATGCTCGTCCGCGAGGTCCGGCAGGCCCGGTCCCGTCGCCGACGGCGGCGCGCGGAACTGCTGGTCCGCTCCCCCCTGATGCCGGGCGAGGAGCCGGGCGCCGAGCCCCTGGTGGTGCTGGAGGGCGAGCGTCCGGGCGCCTGGTGGCTGCCCGGGGCGGCTCCCCAGCTGGTCGTCACCACCGCGGCACTGGCGCGGCTGAAGGGGCGTCAGCTCGACGCGGTACTGGCCCATGAGCAGGGGCACGCGCGGGCCCGTCACGACTGGCTGCTGCACTGTTCGGCCGCGCTCGCGACGGGTTTCCCGCAGGTGCCGGTGTTCGCCGCGTTCCGCGACGAGATGCACCGGCTCGTGGAACTGGCCGCGGACGATGTGGCGTCACGGCGCTTCGGCCGACTCACCATCGCCCTCGCCCTGGTCGAACTCAACGAGGACCGGGGGGTGTTCGGCCCGGGCCCCGCCCCGGACGCCCAGCTCCCGCTCCGGGTGAACCGGCTGCTCACGCCGGTGGAACGGCTCACGGCGGCCCGACGGCTGCGGCTGACCGCGGCCGCGGCCATGGTCCCCGTCGTACCGCTGCTGGTGGCGTTCGTCCCGGCACTGCGCGCTCTGGGTTAG
- a CDS encoding GOLPH3/VPS74 family protein: MTTAKDLFIVTMDQRPEHSVGQGDLSLALAGAELVDFVLAGAITVDDDRIVPGELPAPDDRLLGEAAAGLTRQPPYERIEDWLWRRGRDLSAAYQAALEEDGELTRKRSGRLSFGPEHVEPVDTPSRRRAAGRWDEREPVLAALASALNIDGGRSGDEPGLDDEAVTTVVAAVHDAVMELEAVRQRRTIENAAYANLWRGP, translated from the coding sequence ATGACCACGGCGAAAGACCTGTTCATCGTCACCATGGACCAGAGGCCGGAGCACTCCGTGGGACAGGGTGACCTGTCGCTCGCGCTCGCGGGAGCCGAACTGGTCGATTTCGTCCTTGCGGGTGCCATCACCGTGGACGACGACCGCATCGTGCCGGGCGAGCTGCCGGCACCGGACGACCGGCTCCTCGGAGAGGCCGCGGCGGGGCTCACCCGCCAACCGCCTTACGAGCGGATCGAGGACTGGCTGTGGCGCCGGGGCCGGGACCTCTCGGCCGCGTACCAGGCCGCGCTGGAGGAGGACGGCGAGCTGACGCGGAAGCGGAGCGGCCGGTTGTCCTTCGGCCCGGAACACGTGGAACCGGTCGACACCCCCAGCCGTCGCCGGGCAGCCGGCCGATGGGACGAGAGGGAACCCGTACTGGCCGCCCTCGCCTCGGCCCTGAACATCGACGGCGGACGCTCCGGCGACGAACCGGGCCTCGATGACGAAGCGGTGACGACCGTGGTGGCGGCCGTCCACGACGCGGTGATGGAACTGGAGGCCGTACGCCAGAGGCGGACCATCGAGAACGCGGCCTACGCCAATCTCTGGCGCGGGCCGTGA
- a CDS encoding ArsR/SmtB family transcription factor — protein MGSPGRKGATVTPNARVLAHPPLEKISVEGVLHALSDPMRLRIVRRLAGAGAELACSRFDLPVSKSTTTHHFRVLRESGVIRQVYRGTAKMSVLRSGDLDALFPGLLDSVLGAAELQAKRLGED, from the coding sequence ATGGGCAGCCCAGGACGAAAGGGAGCCACCGTGACGCCCAACGCCCGTGTCCTCGCGCATCCCCCGCTCGAGAAGATCAGTGTCGAGGGTGTGCTCCACGCGCTCTCCGACCCGATGCGGTTGCGGATCGTGCGCCGGCTCGCGGGCGCGGGGGCCGAACTGGCCTGCTCCCGTTTCGATCTCCCGGTGTCCAAGTCCACCACCACCCACCACTTCCGCGTCCTGCGGGAGAGCGGGGTCATCCGCCAGGTCTACCGGGGCACCGCGAAAATGAGCGTCCTGCGGTCCGGGGACCTGGACGCCCTCTTCCCCGGACTGCTGGACAGCGTGCTGGGCGCGGCCGAACTCCAGGCGAAACGCCTCGGCGAGGACTGA
- a CDS encoding class I SAM-dependent DNA methyltransferase: MFTPQGPTLRELAVQALSSTMRGYDLLAPKFDATPYRTPDRVLDAVARTLRPLGPFDRGLDVCCGTGAGVGVLRGLCRRRVTGVDFSAGMLAVARAASDGTGAGPAVDWVRADARALPFGPVFDLALSLGAFGHFLPGERPGLFAQVHASLRPGGRFVFPVGAPPGAGSGAYWSMLGFDAAMRVRNALWRPRFVMYYRTFPLAGVMDDLVRSGFEVRLLPLEDLGRRADGSPRARLVVATRG, translated from the coding sequence ATGTTCACTCCTCAGGGACCCACCCTCCGCGAACTGGCCGTCCAGGCGCTCTCCTCCACGATGCGCGGATACGACCTGCTCGCCCCGAAGTTCGACGCCACCCCCTACCGGACCCCGGACCGTGTGCTCGACGCCGTCGCCCGCACGCTCCGGCCGCTCGGCCCCTTCGACCGGGGGCTGGACGTCTGCTGCGGCACCGGGGCGGGCGTGGGCGTCCTGCGCGGCCTGTGCCGACGGCGGGTCACCGGTGTCGACTTCAGCGCCGGCATGCTCGCCGTGGCCCGCGCCGCCTCGGACGGCACCGGCGCGGGCCCCGCGGTGGACTGGGTGCGCGCCGACGCCCGGGCGCTGCCCTTCGGCCCCGTCTTCGATCTGGCCCTGAGCCTGGGGGCGTTCGGGCACTTCCTGCCCGGTGAACGGCCCGGTCTGTTCGCCCAGGTGCACGCCTCACTGCGGCCGGGCGGCCGTTTCGTCTTCCCGGTCGGCGCGCCGCCCGGGGCCGGTTCGGGGGCTTACTGGTCGATGCTCGGGTTCGACGCCGCCATGCGGGTGCGCAACGCCCTGTGGCGCCCGAGGTTCGTCATGTACTACCGCACTTTTCCGCTCGCCGGGGTCATGGACGATCTGGTCCGGTCCGGGTTCGAGGTACGGCTGCTGCCGTTGGAGGACCTCGGGCGACGGGCGGACGGCAGCCCCAGGGCCCGGCTCGTGGTCGCCACCCGCGGGTGA
- a CDS encoding NADH:flavin oxidoreductase/NADH oxidase, with product MSALFEPCTLRSLTIPNRVWMAPMCQYSAESSGPDAGTAGDWHFAHYASRAVGGTGLVLVEATAVSPEGRISPGDLGLWNDRQTEAFRRITAFLTARGTVAGIQLGHAGRKASTERPWRGGDPIGADDPTGEGWRPVGPSPLAYDEGHPVPAELTVEEIQEIVTLFADAARRALAAGFQVVEIHGAHGYLIGEFLSPHSNHRTDSYGGSFENRTRLALEVVDAIRAVWPEELPVFFRISATDWLSENADDDREGWTADDTVRLARVLHAHGVDLLDVSTGGLAPKARIPVGPHYQVPFAARVRAETDLPVAAVGLITDPAQAEKILTEGEADAVLLGREMLRDPYFARKAARALGADTKVPEQYGWAV from the coding sequence GTGAGCGCACTGTTCGAGCCCTGCACCCTGCGGTCCCTGACCATCCCCAACCGTGTCTGGATGGCGCCGATGTGCCAGTACAGCGCAGAGTCGTCCGGACCGGACGCGGGCACGGCCGGCGACTGGCACTTCGCCCACTACGCCTCCCGCGCGGTGGGCGGCACCGGCCTGGTGCTGGTCGAGGCCACGGCCGTCAGCCCCGAGGGCCGGATCAGCCCCGGCGACCTCGGCCTCTGGAACGACCGTCAGACGGAGGCGTTCCGCCGCATCACCGCGTTCCTGACCGCGCGGGGCACGGTCGCGGGCATCCAACTCGGGCACGCGGGGCGCAAGGCGTCGACCGAGCGTCCCTGGCGCGGCGGGGACCCGATCGGCGCCGACGACCCGACCGGCGAGGGCTGGCGGCCGGTCGGCCCGAGCCCGCTCGCGTACGACGAGGGACACCCGGTGCCCGCCGAGCTGACCGTCGAGGAGATCCAGGAGATCGTCACCCTGTTCGCCGACGCCGCGCGCAGGGCCCTCGCGGCGGGTTTCCAGGTGGTGGAGATCCACGGCGCGCACGGCTATCTGATCGGTGAGTTCCTCTCCCCGCACAGCAACCACCGCACCGACTCCTACGGCGGCTCCTTCGAGAACCGCACACGCCTCGCCCTGGAGGTCGTGGACGCGATACGCGCCGTCTGGCCCGAGGAACTCCCGGTGTTCTTCCGGATCTCCGCCACCGACTGGCTGAGCGAGAACGCCGACGACGACCGTGAGGGCTGGACCGCCGACGACACCGTGCGCCTGGCCCGTGTGCTGCACGCCCACGGTGTCGACCTGCTGGACGTCTCCACCGGCGGTCTGGCCCCGAAGGCGCGGATTCCCGTCGGACCGCACTACCAGGTGCCCTTCGCCGCGCGGGTCCGTGCCGAGACGGACCTCCCGGTGGCCGCCGTCGGGCTGATCACCGACCCCGCGCAGGCCGAGAAGATCCTCACCGAGGGCGAGGCGGACGCCGTCCTGCTCGGCCGGGAGATGCTGCGTGACCCGTACTTCGCCCGGAAGGCCGCGCGTGCCCTCGGCGCTGACACGAAGGTGCCCGAGCAGTACGGCTGGGCCGTCTGA
- a CDS encoding glycoside hydrolase family 3 N-terminal domain-containing protein — MAIHPVPPAGQAEQVPAADGPWRDPALSPEERVADLAARMTLEEKAAQLYGIWVGADADGDGVAPHQNEMVDAVDFEEITTRGLGQLTRPFGTAPVDPGVGAVALARAQARIAEAGRFGIPALAHEECLAGFTAWGATAYPVPLAWGAAWDPELVAEVARRIGEDMRSVGVHQGLAPVLDVVRDLRWGRVEETIGEDPYLVGTIATAYVRGLESAGIVATLKHFAGYSASAGARNLSPVRAGAREMADVILPPFEMAVRESGVRSVMHSYAEIDGLPVAADPALLTGLLRDTWGFTGTVVADYFGIGFLETLHKVAADRSDAARLALTAGVDVELPTVRGYGDALVAAVREGSVPVELVDRALHRVLLQKCELGLLDPTAPALPPALDGADPDRARGTVDLDPPRNRALARLLAERSCVLVANRDGALPLAGTGRIAVVGPRADDALAMLGCYSFPSHVGVSHPEMPMGIEIPTALDALREEFPGARVDFRQGCEVDGDDGSGLADAAALAAGADVCVAVLGDRAGLFGRGTSGEGCDAADLALPGRQAALLEALLATGTPVVLVLLTGRTYALGGYADRLAGCVQAFFPGEEGGPALAGVLSGRVNPSGRLPIGIPRSPGGQPWTYLQPPLGRANGVSNLDPTPLHPFGHGLSYTSFAWEPGEAAPEELPTDGGTDLDLTVTNTGDRDGAEVVQLYVHDPVAQTTRPESRLIGYARVPLAAGESRRVRFRFHADLVSFTGTRGLRIVEPGGLELRFATSSAPADVRHTVRLRLTGPERTVDHRRTMVCATSLEPPLAAG, encoded by the coding sequence ATGGCAATCCATCCCGTCCCGCCCGCCGGACAGGCCGAGCAGGTCCCCGCGGCCGACGGCCCCTGGCGCGACCCCGCGCTGAGCCCCGAGGAGAGGGTGGCCGATCTGGCGGCCCGGATGACCCTCGAGGAGAAGGCAGCCCAGCTCTACGGCATCTGGGTGGGTGCCGACGCCGACGGCGACGGAGTCGCACCCCACCAGAACGAGATGGTCGACGCGGTCGACTTCGAGGAGATCACCACCCGCGGACTCGGCCAGCTCACCCGGCCGTTCGGCACCGCCCCGGTGGACCCCGGTGTCGGCGCCGTCGCCCTGGCCCGGGCCCAGGCCCGAATCGCCGAGGCCGGCCGCTTCGGGATTCCGGCGCTCGCCCACGAGGAGTGCCTCGCCGGATTCACCGCCTGGGGCGCCACCGCCTACCCCGTCCCGCTCGCCTGGGGCGCCGCCTGGGACCCCGAGCTGGTCGCCGAGGTGGCACGCAGGATCGGCGAGGACATGCGCTCGGTCGGTGTCCACCAGGGGCTCGCCCCCGTCCTGGACGTGGTCCGCGACCTGCGCTGGGGCCGCGTCGAGGAGACCATCGGCGAGGACCCCTACCTGGTCGGCACCATCGCCACGGCCTACGTCAGGGGGCTGGAGTCCGCCGGGATCGTCGCCACGCTCAAGCACTTCGCCGGGTACTCCGCCTCGGCCGGCGCCCGCAACCTCTCGCCGGTCCGGGCGGGCGCCCGGGAGATGGCCGACGTCATCCTGCCGCCGTTCGAGATGGCGGTGCGCGAGAGCGGCGTCCGCTCGGTGATGCACAGCTACGCCGAGATCGACGGCCTGCCGGTCGCCGCCGACCCGGCCCTGCTCACCGGACTCCTGCGCGACACCTGGGGGTTCACGGGGACGGTGGTCGCCGACTACTTCGGCATCGGCTTCCTGGAGACACTGCACAAGGTCGCCGCCGACCGGAGCGACGCCGCCCGCCTCGCGCTGACCGCGGGCGTCGACGTCGAACTTCCCACCGTGCGCGGCTACGGCGACGCGCTGGTGGCCGCCGTACGCGAGGGGTCGGTCCCCGTGGAACTGGTCGACCGCGCCCTGCACCGCGTCCTGCTCCAGAAGTGCGAACTCGGGCTCCTCGACCCGACGGCCCCCGCCCTGCCCCCCGCTCTGGACGGGGCGGACCCGGACCGGGCACGCGGCACCGTCGACCTCGACCCGCCGCGCAACCGCGCGCTGGCCCGGCTGCTGGCCGAGCGCTCCTGCGTCCTGGTGGCCAACCGCGACGGCGCCCTGCCGCTGGCGGGCACCGGACGGATCGCCGTCGTGGGCCCGCGCGCCGACGACGCGCTGGCCATGCTCGGCTGTTACTCCTTCCCCAGCCATGTCGGCGTCTCGCACCCCGAGATGCCCATGGGCATCGAGATCCCCACGGCGCTGGACGCCCTGCGCGAGGAGTTCCCCGGCGCCCGGGTGGACTTCCGGCAGGGCTGCGAGGTGGACGGGGACGACGGGTCCGGCCTCGCGGACGCCGCGGCGCTGGCCGCCGGCGCCGACGTGTGCGTCGCCGTTCTCGGTGACCGGGCCGGACTGTTCGGCCGCGGCACCTCCGGGGAGGGCTGCGACGCCGCCGACCTCGCGCTGCCCGGTCGCCAGGCCGCGCTCCTGGAGGCGCTCCTGGCGACCGGAACCCCCGTGGTCCTGGTACTGCTCACGGGACGCACGTACGCGCTCGGCGGCTACGCGGACCGGCTGGCCGGCTGCGTGCAGGCGTTCTTCCCCGGCGAGGAGGGCGGACCGGCACTGGCCGGGGTCCTGTCGGGGCGGGTCAACCCCTCGGGGCGGCTTCCCATCGGCATTCCCAGGAGCCCCGGCGGCCAGCCGTGGACCTACCTCCAGCCGCCGCTCGGCCGGGCCAACGGGGTCAGCAATCTGGACCCGACCCCGCTGCACCCCTTCGGTCACGGGCTCTCGTACACGTCGTTCGCCTGGGAGCCGGGCGAAGCGGCGCCGGAGGAACTGCCCACCGACGGGGGGACGGACCTCGACCTCACGGTCACCAACACCGGCGACCGCGACGGCGCCGAAGTGGTCCAGCTCTACGTCCACGACCCGGTCGCCCAGACGACGCGTCCGGAGTCGCGGCTGATCGGCTACGCGCGGGTGCCGCTCGCCGCCGGTGAGTCCCGCCGGGTCCGCTTCCGCTTCCACGCGGACCTGGTGTCGTTCACCGGGACGCGCGGACTGCGGATCGTCGAACCGGGCGGACTGGAGCTGCGTTTCGCCACCTCCAGCGCCCCGGCCGACGTCCGGCACACGGTACGGCTGCGCCTCACCGGCCCCGAGCGCACCGTCGATCACCGGCGCACCATGGTCTGCGCCACCTCCCTCGAGCCGCCGCTCGCCGCCGGCTGA
- a CDS encoding carbohydrate ABC transporter permease yields the protein MSIDTRPAAPQQGSPPAPRPGGRPARRRARLGNPVAGLGSLVWLVIVIVPLYTLVSASLMRQDQALNGEPLAIPTDPTLDNYRTVLDSGFLTLLGNTAIVAVVTVALVLVLSVPVAYVAVRTRSRLSSLAFRTFLLGVAIPAQAVIVPLYLLIGKMGLYDTLWAIILPTAAFSMPVAVLVLSGTMRDVSEEMYEAMSLDGATPLRMLWQLVVPLSKAGISTVAIFSALQAWNGFLFPLILTQSEENRVLTLGLFNFMTQFGVNIPAVLSAIVLSVVPIFIVYLVARRALINGLMGVGGK from the coding sequence ATGTCGATCGACACCCGCCCCGCCGCACCGCAGCAGGGCTCCCCGCCCGCACCCCGACCCGGAGGCCGCCCGGCCCGCCGCCGCGCGCGGCTCGGCAACCCGGTGGCCGGCCTGGGCTCGCTCGTCTGGCTCGTCATCGTCATCGTCCCGCTCTACACCCTGGTCTCCGCCTCCCTGATGCGCCAGGACCAGGCGCTGAACGGCGAGCCGCTGGCGATCCCCACGGACCCGACCCTCGACAACTACCGCACCGTGCTCGACAGCGGGTTCCTCACGCTGCTCGGCAACACCGCGATCGTCGCCGTGGTCACGGTCGCCCTCGTGCTGGTGCTGTCCGTCCCCGTGGCGTACGTGGCGGTGCGTACCCGCAGTCGCCTCTCGTCACTCGCCTTCCGGACGTTCCTGCTGGGCGTCGCGATCCCGGCGCAGGCGGTGATCGTCCCCCTGTACCTGCTCATCGGAAAGATGGGCCTGTACGACACCCTGTGGGCGATCATCCTGCCGACGGCGGCCTTCTCCATGCCGGTCGCGGTGCTGGTGCTCAGCGGCACCATGCGCGACGTCTCCGAGGAGATGTACGAGGCGATGTCCCTCGACGGTGCCACACCCCTGCGCATGCTCTGGCAACTGGTGGTGCCGCTCTCCAAGGCCGGTATCTCCACTGTGGCGATCTTCTCGGCCCTCCAGGCGTGGAACGGCTTCCTGTTCCCGCTGATCCTCACGCAGTCCGAGGAGAACCGGGTCCTGACCCTCGGTCTCTTCAACTTCATGACCCAGTTCGGCGTGAACATCCCCGCCGTACTGTCCGCGATCGTCCTCTCCGTCGTGCCGATCTTCATCGTGTACCTCGTGGCCCGGCGCGCGCTGATCAACGGACTGATGGGGGTGGGCGGCAAGTAG
- a CDS encoding carbohydrate ABC transporter permease, producing MSDHTPVARTRGDRKAAVGNVGRPPVGWAVPGIVFFVVFAIVPLGIAVYLSFCDWDGLNSPTMTGLDNWARLFKDSEFGQAAWLSLLLTTISWVLQTPVALLLGVWAAGRQRSRAVLSAIFFIPLLLSTTAIAMLFRALLDPNFGVIKSIGPWIGVDPNVMGSSTGALLVVAFVGGWQFMPFHTLIYQGGARQIPDVLYQAASIDGAGMVRQFFHITLPQLRHTMTTSSVLMIVGSLTYFDTVLIMTRGGPGTDTTILPYLMYRTGFQTYDLGYAAAIATALVVVATGISLLMVRLTGFGSMRSTREGM from the coding sequence ATGTCCGACCACACTCCGGTAGCGAGGACGCGCGGAGACCGGAAGGCGGCCGTCGGCAACGTCGGCCGCCCGCCGGTCGGCTGGGCCGTACCCGGCATCGTCTTCTTCGTCGTCTTCGCGATCGTCCCGCTGGGGATCGCCGTCTACCTCTCGTTCTGCGACTGGGACGGGCTCAACTCCCCGACCATGACCGGTCTCGACAACTGGGCCAGGCTGTTCAAGGACTCCGAGTTCGGCCAGGCCGCCTGGCTGAGCCTCCTGCTCACCACGATCAGCTGGGTCCTCCAGACACCGGTGGCCCTGCTGCTGGGCGTCTGGGCGGCGGGCCGCCAGCGCAGCCGGGCCGTCCTGTCGGCGATCTTCTTCATCCCGCTGCTGCTCTCCACCACCGCGATCGCCATGCTCTTCCGCGCCCTCCTGGACCCGAACTTCGGCGTCATCAAGTCGATCGGCCCCTGGATCGGTGTCGACCCCAACGTCATGGGGTCCTCCACCGGCGCGCTGCTCGTGGTGGCCTTCGTCGGCGGCTGGCAGTTCATGCCCTTCCACACGCTGATCTACCAGGGCGGCGCCCGGCAGATCCCGGACGTCCTCTACCAGGCCGCCTCCATCGACGGGGCCGGGATGGTGCGGCAGTTCTTCCACATCACCCTGCCGCAGCTGCGGCACACCATGACGACCTCCTCGGTCCTGATGATCGTCGGCTCGCTGACCTACTTCGACACCGTGCTCATCATGACCAGGGGCGGCCCCGGCACGGACACCACGATCCTGCCCTACCTGATGTACCGGACGGGCTTCCAGACCTACGACCTCGGCTACGCGGCGGCCATCGCCACCGCGCTCGTCGTCGTGGCCACCGGTATCTCGCTGCTCATGGTCCGCCTCACCGGCTTCGGCTCGATGCGGTCCACCCGGGAAGGTATGTGA
- a CDS encoding extracellular solute-binding protein: MTMTGLLAGCGSGDGGSDGGTLTAYVYGDDAVKVQQAAVDSFNKTSDVKVKLVPVPGTDYVNKLRSAMGSPNAPDIFYNWGAGSIKPYVDAGQLVDLTSAVNDDATLKDGFIPSIMTAGGLDGKIYGVPMRGMQPVMLFYNKPLFAEHELEPPRTWEDLQKAITTFKDAGITPFALGGAEKWPELMWMEYLLDRIGGPEVFRRIQDGDTDGWGDPAVLKTAQTVKELIDGGAFGKNFNSVDYASGAAPTLLSKGKAAMHLMGSWEYSTQLGKAPEFAEKDLGWTTFPTVAGGVGDAANIVGNPTNYWSVNSRTKHKDAAIEFLKTMASETYAQDLVDNGDVPTTSNAASMLTGSPNPRFATDQYQMVEKAPSFTLSWDQALESKYATPLLTEISKLFAGKTSPEQFVEAMKAAK; the protein is encoded by the coding sequence ATGACGATGACCGGTCTGCTGGCCGGCTGCGGTTCCGGGGACGGCGGTTCGGACGGCGGGACCCTCACCGCCTATGTCTACGGTGACGACGCGGTCAAGGTTCAGCAGGCCGCGGTCGATTCCTTCAACAAGACGTCCGACGTCAAGGTCAAGCTGGTGCCGGTTCCCGGCACCGACTACGTCAACAAGCTCCGCAGCGCCATGGGTTCGCCCAACGCCCCGGACATCTTCTACAACTGGGGCGCCGGCTCCATCAAGCCCTACGTGGACGCCGGACAGCTCGTCGACCTGACCTCCGCGGTCAACGACGACGCCACGCTGAAGGACGGCTTCATCCCCTCGATCATGACGGCCGGCGGTCTCGACGGGAAGATCTACGGGGTCCCGATGCGCGGTATGCAGCCGGTGATGCTCTTCTACAACAAGCCCCTCTTCGCCGAGCACGAACTGGAGCCCCCCAGGACCTGGGAGGACCTCCAGAAGGCGATCACCACGTTCAAGGACGCCGGCATCACGCCCTTCGCCCTCGGCGGCGCCGAGAAGTGGCCCGAGCTGATGTGGATGGAGTACCTCCTGGACCGGATCGGTGGCCCCGAGGTCTTCCGGAGGATCCAGGACGGCGACACCGACGGCTGGGGCGACCCGGCGGTCCTCAAGACGGCCCAGACGGTCAAGGAGCTGATCGACGGCGGCGCCTTCGGCAAGAACTTCAACTCGGTCGACTACGCCAGCGGCGCGGCACCGACCCTGCTCAGCAAGGGCAAGGCCGCCATGCACCTCATGGGCTCGTGGGAGTACTCCACCCAGCTGGGCAAGGCCCCGGAGTTCGCCGAGAAGGACCTCGGCTGGACCACCTTCCCGACGGTGGCCGGCGGGGTGGGCGACGCGGCGAACATCGTCGGCAACCCGACCAACTACTGGTCCGTCAACTCCCGGACCAAGCACAAGGACGCCGCGATCGAGTTCCTGAAGACGATGGCCTCCGAGACCTACGCGCAGGACCTCGTCGACAACGGCGACGTCCCCACCACGTCCAACGCGGCCTCGATGCTGACCGGTTCCCCCAACCCGCGGTTCGCCACCGACCAGTACCAGATGGTCGAGAAGGCCCCGAGCTTCACCCTCTCGTGGGACCAGGCGCTCGAGTCGAAGTACGCCACCCCGCTGCTCACCGAGATCAGCAAGCTGTTCGCCGGCAAGACGAGTCCGGAACAGTTCGTCGAAGCGATGAAGGCCGCCAAGTAG